The genomic window TTTTTATTTTATCCACCTACAACGGTACCGCCATTTACGTGAATAATCTGGCCGGTAACATAGGTTGAATCTTCTGACGCTAGGTACACATAAGCCGGTGCCAACTCTGATGGTTGTCCGGGACGTCCTAGTGGTACTTGCTTACCAAAATCTTCAATAGCTCCCATTGTTGCCGGGATTAGCGGAGTCATAATAGGTCCTGGTGCTACTCCGTTTACTAAGATTTTCTTTTCTGCTAATTGTGCAGACAATGCTCTGGTAAATGAAGTAATAGCTCCTTTAGTCGAAGAATAATCTACCATCATTTCATGTCCTTTATATCCGGTAACAGAAGTAGTGTTGATAATTCTTGAACCTTCTTTCATGTGTTCCAATGCCAATTTGGTCAAATAAATCATAGAAACAATGTTTAGATCAAAAGTTTCTTTTAATTCATCATAATCAATATTGGTAATGTCTTTGTTAGGATATTGTGTAGCTGCATTATTAATCAGAATATCTAATTGTCCAAATTCTGACATTGTCTGGTCAATTAAGTGTTGGCAC from Aquimarina sp. ERC-38 includes these protein-coding regions:
- a CDS encoding glucose 1-dehydrogenase, translated to MKTMERPGLQAEMEQQPETIKDSYKGSGKLEGKTALITGGDSGIGRAVAVHFAREGANVAIAYLNEEQDAQKTKELVEKEGGKCVTFSGNLTDKEVCQHLIDQTMSEFGQLDILINNAATQYPNKDITNIDYDELKETFDLNIVSMIYLTKLALEHMKEGSRIINTTSVTGYKGHEMMVDYSSTKGAITSFTRALSAQLAEKKILVNGVAPGPIMTPLIPATMGAIEDFGKQVPLGRPGQPSELAPAYVYLASEDSTYVTGQIIHVNGGTVVGG